The Saprospiraceae bacterium genome contains the following window.
CAAGAAATTCAAGAATGCACCTAAGCCTATTAAATGATCGAATGCTAAATAAATAAAGCTTATTCGTTTTCTAAAAATTCCTTCAAACCAATATTAATAATATAAGTCCAACCCTCTTGAAAATTTTCTAGCTTTAGTTCCTCGACATCGTCAGGAAATGCTTTTATAAATTCATGGCTAAAGTTAATTTGGGTTAGTTCATCTGATATCTTAATCAATTCCCAACTAACCAAAGTTTCCCCATCGTATCCCGGATATGTCCAGCTATGACTCAGTTTTTTTTCAGGGATTAGTTCTTGAATAACACAACGGTGATGCCATTCCTTCCCATCAGGAGGTCCTGCCCAAAAATTAAATTCATGCCCTTCAGCAAGTTCAAAATCAGCAATGTCAAAATACCATTTTTTCATAGTATTCTTATTGGAAATCGCATCCCAAACTTTTGAAATGGGCGCTTGAAATTGTTTCTCTATTCGAATCATACGTAAATTAAAAGCACTAAAATACACCAAGACTTTGAATTAGATTCAATAAAACATTTAAACTAAATGGGAGCTTTCAGAATGTAAAATAAAAATGTACTATTTTTACCTCAATATGGAAATGTCATTTTTAACTTTATCAGTTTTACTCGTTGTGGTTGCGCTGTTAGCTCTTTTTGATGGATTATACCTACATCTTATACGCTACCAACTTCAAAATCAACCGGACAGCCGCATAGAACATTTAACACATACCTTGCGGGCTATATTTTTTCCTTTAATTTTGTACTTTCTGTTTCTAAACCATCTGAATACAACAGGATTGTTCATTGGTTTATTGATTGTTATTTTGGATAGTATTGTATTAGGAATTGATGCTTATTCAGAGAAAGATAGTCGCGCATTCATGGGTGGACTTCCTCGCTGGGAATACATCTTGCACTTATTTGTCAATGGATTTCACTTTGCGCTGATCGCTGTATTTTTAGCCACTAAAATTAATATTATTGAACATCAATTTGTTTTGGTACACGATTTCAATAATTCAAACAACTTCCAAGTTTTTGAAAAATTAATACGCTTGGTTTTACCTGGTTCGATTTTATTTGCATTCGTACATATATTACTTGCTATTCAAAAAATTAATATGTATTTGAATTCTAAGGGGATCTTTAAATTTGTAAAATAATTTTTGTTTAAAATGATTATTAGAAAAGCTACTCTTGATGATCTAAATGCGCTTTCAATGTTGTTTGATGCCTACCGTGTATTTTACAATAAATCAAGTGACTTGAATGCCGCAAAAATATTCTTAGGAGATCGAATCAAAAACAACGAATCAGAACTATATCTAGCAGAAACGAATGATTCCAAAATTATTGGATTTGTTCAATTGTATCCATTGTTTTCTTCCACCCGTTTAAAAAGACTTTGGCTATTGAATGATCTGTTTGTAGCCCCGGAATATCGCAGTCAGGGAATCTCCGTGTTATTGATTGATCGGGCCAAACAACTCGCTCGCGAAACCAATGCAGTAGCAATTACTTTAGAAACAGCTAAATTAAATACTATTGGAAATGCATTATATCCTAAAACCGGATTTGTGTTAGATACAGATCATAATTTTTATGAATGGGAAACTTGAATCAATTACGAATTTCCTCTAGTTCCTCCAAATTAAATTTCTTGGTTTTCATAATAACTGCAAGGACTTGGGGCGCTTTTTGAGGATCTTGCATCAGGGTACCTAAGATTTTTGGAACGATTTGCCAGGAGAGCCCAAATTTATCTTTTACCCAACCACATTCTACTTCCAATCCGCCATCTTTGGTTAATTGATCCCAATAATAATCAATTTCCTGCTGCGTATCACAGTCAATCACAAAAGATATTGCTTCACTAAATTTAAACATGGGTCCTGCATTTAGTCCCATAAATTTTTTACCCATAATTTCAAAATTTACAACCATGGGAGTATCTGCAGTAATTTTGCCATCTTTAAAAATACTGCAATAAAAACTGGCAGCCTCTTTAGCATTGCCATCAAACCATAAACAAGGATATAATTGGTCAGTCATATTTTGAATTAATCGTTTCTAAGAAATAGATTCTACGTATTGTTTAAAATTATTTAAGATGGCTTGCCATCCTGTTTGCTGTAATTCCAAAGAGTTTTCATTTTCGGCTTCAAACTTCTCAACAACAAGGATTCCTTCATTATCCTTCATGAAATGTATGCTGACCGTGCGTCCGTCTTCCAGGGTGTATTCTATGCGATCTTTTGGTTGTACCAGATCATAAATTCCATTAAAATCAAAACCCATGCTTCCATCTTTGGCTTCCATCCTGCATAAGAAGCTGCCACCAGATCTTAAATCTACTGTTGCTCGAGGCGCACACCAATCATCAGAAGCAAAATTCCAGTTTACAATATGCTTTGGGTCATTCCAGCATTCCCAAATAGTATCAAGGCTTGACTTTACAGTTACGCTGACTTCAATAAATATTTTTTCCATAATTTAAATTAAGGCCGTAAAAATAAAAATAAATTATGAAAGTAAATTGATTTCCACTAGTTCCTAAAATGATTGAAATAAGTAAACGAGTTATTGAATCAAGAATTAAATTTATTCTAACTACAATACCGTTTTTATGGCAGCCCCTACTGCCTTTTGAAATATATCAATAGCTGCATTGGCAGCTTTTTGTGCCATGGCTTTTGAAATGACTTCCAAAGCTTGCATCTCTGCTTCAGCAATTCGCTTTTCGTCTTCCAGTCTTGATTCAAAATGTTCTTGACTCAATTCTCCGGAAATGCGCAATTCTGCTAATAATTCAAAACGAGCTTTTCTTGCAATTAAAAATTGTTGCATGCTATCCTTAATTTCTTTCCAGTGATTTGATACGGTGGATTTTATAGCAGAAAGCATATCGGTCATTAGCTCATCTATATTTATAGTTGCCATAAATTGTATGCCTTAATTTATTGCTTTTTTATTTTTTCTGCAATCCGCATGGTATAAAACAATTCTTCCATGGATTGCCTGTTGAGTTCAATGACACCATTCGTTAGTGTCTGGGCTTGCTTGTGTTCACTTTTATACTTAATCCAAAGATCTCGTGTAATTTCTACGATTCGCAACGTGTTCTTATTTAGCGGGCGAATTTTATTTTTAATGTAAAGGGAGTTTAATTCAGACTGAATAGTGATATAACTATCGCTACAACTTGAATACGATCGCTTGTGTAAATTTGCGGGATCCAATTCCAATAATTCTAAATAAAATTTATCTACTCGTTTTGCCGTTTGATCTATTTGTTCTAAAATGGCGGCATCAAATTCAGGCAATAGATGCACCCTGCAGTGCGAAAAAAATAAAACACAAATAAGAAAAAAGGCATTTAGCGAAAAGCCATGTTTGAATAAAATGATCCGATTTGTACTTGAATTAATCATTTCCTTTTATCAAAGATACAAATTGGTTTTTAAATTGGATGAAAAGTCTATAAAATATTGAAGCCTCTTCATCCTATTTTTACAGAAGTCATAGTCAGTGAACCAGCAACAGCCTTATCATTAAATAATTCGATCGAATCGGTCTTATCTTGCAAAGCCAATGCATATAGTAAAGGCAGATAATGCTCGGGTGTCGGAATGGCAAGATCAAATGATTTTCCTTGCGAACGAAAATCAATCAGTGTTTGATGATTTCCACTTAAAAGGGCGTTTTTCATTTTATCGCTGGCTTCCAATGCCCAGTCAAATGCATATGAGTCCGAATTTAATTTGTCCCAGGCAATCATTCCAAGATTATGAACCATATTGCCACTGCCAAGAATCAAAATTCCTTTTTGACGTAGACTGGATAATTGTTTTGACAAATCATAATGATACTGGCCATTTTGTGTATAATCCAAACTCATTTGGATTACCGGCACGTCTGCCTGTGGATACAAATGTTTAATCACGCTCCAGGCACCATGATCCAATCCCCATTTGTTATCCAAGCCAATTTGGGTTTTGCTTACTATTTCTTTGGTTTGTTGTGCCAACTCCGGACTACCAGGCGCTGGATATTGCACGTCAAATAAAGCTTGAGGAAAACCGCCGAAATCGTGAATGGTGGCAGGCTTGTCCATAGCCGTCACAAATGTTCCTTTGGTTTCCCAATGGGCAGAAATACATAAAACGGCTTTAGGTTTTGGAAAACTGGCACCAACTTTCCGAAAACCTTTTACAAATTCATTTTCTTCAATGGCGTTCATCGGACTTCCATGCCCTAAAAACAATACAGGCATTTTTTCTGTGTTGTCCAATTCTTGAGAAGCCTTGTATAATTCACTTAGTTTCATAACTGCACCTGCTATGGGTAATAGTGTTAACGCTTGCAAAAATCGTTTTCGCCTCATATATATTTGAATCTCACTTATACATACATATAGTCAAATCCTATACTCAGTAATAACAGTTTAAATGATACAAAGTTCTCCCCTCCCAAGCCTTCTTATGCCAAATTTAAATCCATAAATTATTAACACGACCATTTATTCCTTGTTGTATTTCAATCCTATCAATTTTCCTATTTGAAAAACGATAAGCGCTCTACTAACAGTTATGGCCAAAATTATCTCATTGGAATACCACAAAAATGCAATCAGTAAAAAAAAATTAACTTGAATTAGAATCGCTGATTCATTAAATTTATCCTATGAACAAATTGCCTTAACCAAATAAATTAAATTTAGATTTACAACAATTTATCAGCAGCAAGTAAAATTTTGGATGGCTTACACTATTTGAAGTATAAATCCCAAATAATATTAATACTCTTTACGTATTAATTACTATTTGGGTACGATCAACAAAGACTTTTTCCAAAATCTTGCTCCTTTCTTAAAGACTAAATAATTAATACCTTGTGCAAAAGATGACACGTCAATTTGTTTGCTTAGTTCGATTTCCTGTAAACTGCCATGTATAGGATTTAATAAGTACAATTGATCAAATGTGGTATTACTTTTCACCTGAAAAAATTCAACTACTGGGTTTGGTAAAACCTCAATTGAAATCTGCTCCAAATTATATTCCGATGAAGTTAAATCATTGATATTAAATTGTACAATTTGACTTTTCTCACAACTACCTGGAACGGACACTTTAAAGTGTATGCTGATTTCATTGAGCGGAAAATTAACTATGCGTTCGCGAATGTATAGATCCTGTCCAACAAATTCAAAATAATGGTTATCCATCCCGGCTGCATCATGTATCCATTCAAAACTTGCACTTAGTTCTTGCCCATATACGTTTTTAACCATGAATTTTGTAACATGATCTCCTGCATTGGATTGACGTAACAAGATATTGGTAACAGGCTCCACTTGCAAAGTCTGATACCCTGTTATAAATTCCTTAGGTGCATGTTCAGAACCAAGAATTGAATTGTCTGAAAATACTACAATGGACGATACTTCATAGATGCTGTCTCTTGATGCATCGTACATTTTAAATTGAATGGTATCACCGGAATACCGGTTGCTATAAATAAACATATATACATACATCCGTTGATTGCTCTCCACATTAAAATACTGAACTCCCCTTAGCTCATCACCCACAAATGCAGCAATCATATCATTTGAATCCCGGATCTCATCGCATTCAATATATCCTACTCCAATAACATTCATATTATACTCAAAACTTGAAGCATCAATCTTCCAATCAGGTTGGGACCAACCGCTTACATTGGTAAAGCCAATGATTATTACTATCGCAATACCCAAATTAAAACAATCAATTGCCTTCATATTAATTTACTTTTTGAATTAGTTTAGTAAATTGCTTTTGTTGTGTAACCAAACTAATAAAATAGCTACCAGGGATTTGAATTTGCTCTGCATCAACCAATAATTCATTAAACCCTTTCTCCAAATTTAATCTGTATTGCAGGATCTCTTGACCCAAGATATCTGTAATTCGAATAGTTGCATTCGTTTCAGCTGCTTCCGCTGTATATTCTATATGAACAACATCCTGAAAAACTTGTGGAAACACTTCATAACGTTCGTTGTAAACTTCATCACTATACTTGATGTTCTTGCAAATAGATTCATCCATTTTAAGTACAAAGGGAAAATTGACACTTCCAATATGTTCATTTGCAATGAACTGACAAGTTGAATTTAAATCAAACTGCAAGTTCTTTGCAGGATGAATTAATTTGTAGTGCAGTTTTTCAGATTCATCTCCAGCAATGGTTAAATATGCAATTTCCTGTTGTGCCTCTGTTTCCAATGTAGCCTTAGCCCTCCAGTTTCCAGTTGCATCAAGGATTCCAATCCCAAATCCATTCTCATGAATTAAATCCTGACAACTGGTATTTAAGGTAGCAATTGCCGTCATATTATTATTGAATTTTTGATGATTGACCTGCCATAAGTCCTCTTCATTTGTCCGCACCACTAAATCATCAAAATTTTCAAACATGCCTGCAATAGGATATGTAAAGGTCCTGGGACCATTGCTTTTGGATTTATACATATATCCTTCGCCAGGAACCATGGTTTTTAAACTACCTAACCAACCTGTTCCGCTGCCATTGTAAACTGCAAAATTGTATTTGCCTTTAATGATGTCACCAGTCGCAGGTATTAAGTTGGCCAGTGCTTGATTGATTTCCTGACTTCTTAATGAGATAAAACCAATCCAGCTCCAACCTGAATTTATAGTTACAGGTCGCGTAGTAGGATTTACAACGGTGCCTCTTAATATCAAAGTGTCATTTGTAAGCTTCTTTAATTTCCACAACTGGGTTGGATAAAATCCATTAATTTTATTTCCACTCCAGGTAGAACCATTGTGCGTATTGGATTCGGTTAAATTTTTAATGCTTGCATCCTTTTCCGCAACACTTTCTAATACTCCATCCGTTGTTGTCGCAATATTGTCAAGATAAAAACAAATCCAATTCCAACCATTAAATACCGGAATTTCCAAACTGACAATTGTTCCAGATTCAAAGACTACCGGATTTGAAAAACTTCCTCTCACAGAATCAGAAGTAAACGTAATTCCATTTCCTACTACATCGCTATAAACTTTACCAGTTGAGGCATCCCAGATTTTAAAAGTCAAAACCGGATTACCTGTTGAGTTGTAGATATTTAAAAATACACGGTATGCATCTAATTTTGAAACGTACTCCAAGTTTGCAACCCCACGAACTTCGGAACCAACATAAGCCACCACTTTATCCCTTACATCCGCAGAAAATATACCATTTATTTTTATAGTTCCGATAATATTCATGGTATTATCATAAGCAGCCGGATTTACAGTCCAATTGGGTTCAATTGCTTTTACATCCAACTCAATATTTAATTTTTCGCGGTAATTAAAATCAGTCAACAAGCTAACTCCAA
Protein-coding sequences here:
- a CDS encoding SRPBCC domain-containing protein is translated as MIRIEKQFQAPISKVWDAISNKNTMKKWYFDIADFELAEGHEFNFWAGPPDGKEWHHRCVIQELIPEKKLSHSWTYPGYDGETLVSWELIKISDELTQINFSHEFIKAFPDDVEELKLENFQEGWTYIINIGLKEFLENE
- a CDS encoding GNAT family N-acetyltransferase; the encoded protein is MIIRKATLDDLNALSMLFDAYRVFYNKSSDLNAAKIFLGDRIKNNESELYLAETNDSKIIGFVQLYPLFSSTRLKRLWLLNDLFVAPEYRSQGISVLLIDRAKQLARETNAVAITLETAKLNTIGNALYPKTGFVLDTDHNFYEWET
- a CDS encoding VOC family protein — protein: MTDQLYPCLWFDGNAKEAASFYCSIFKDGKITADTPMVVNFEIMGKKFMGLNAGPMFKFSEAISFVIDCDTQQEIDYYWDQLTKDGGLEVECGWVKDKFGLSWQIVPKILGTLMQDPQKAPQVLAVIMKTKKFNLEELEEIRN
- a CDS encoding SRPBCC family protein — translated: MEKIFIEVSVTVKSSLDTIWECWNDPKHIVNWNFASDDWCAPRATVDLRSGGSFLCRMEAKDGSMGFDFNGIYDLVQPKDRIEYTLEDGRTVSIHFMKDNEGILVVEKFEAENENSLELQQTGWQAILNNFKQYVESIS
- the ygiD gene encoding 4,5-DOPA dioxygenase extradiol codes for the protein MRRKRFLQALTLLPIAGAVMKLSELYKASQELDNTEKMPVLFLGHGSPMNAIEENEFVKGFRKVGASFPKPKAVLCISAHWETKGTFVTAMDKPATIHDFGGFPQALFDVQYPAPGSPELAQQTKEIVSKTQIGLDNKWGLDHGAWSVIKHLYPQADVPVIQMSLDYTQNGQYHYDLSKQLSSLRQKGILILGSGNMVHNLGMIAWDKLNSDSYAFDWALEASDKMKNALLSGNHQTLIDFRSQGKSFDLAIPTPEHYLPLLYALALQDKTDSIELFNDKAVAGSLTMTSVKIG